The following coding sequences lie in one Rutidosis leptorrhynchoides isolate AG116_Rl617_1_P2 chromosome 4, CSIRO_AGI_Rlap_v1, whole genome shotgun sequence genomic window:
- the LOC139904345 gene encoding uncharacterized protein — MPPGKKRPRKANEQTPEAESSGEPSIFHSRHEAEDEIPENRHPNLQFARSLLCYPTYMKNLAILMKKEVEAPKIIDWEPLRIVFLEEPIRDMLRQSYVCPSIQPKYVYNDWVHLFELDKPIYMEWCMEFFSTVEMNCNPKDSDDDSFLRFCLGGQDQSMSMFALAKALGIYSPEELVVPYFRTYLQHGKRISTDFDKNTAWVNLSRIRKFKAGIFSYLKIGSRYLRIIQRFISHTITQRGTNTEKVSIPDLFLLMCFRDKLNVNIPYCMAKYLCTTAGGLRSESPMCGGVFITLIGQHLRVNLHTGRVI, encoded by the exons ATGCCTCCTGGAAAAAAG AGACCGAGGAAGGCAAACGAGCAAACTCCGGAAGCTGAATCGTCTGGTGAACCATCTATTTTTCACTCACGTCATGAAGCTGAGGATGAAATTCCCGAAAATCGTCACCCAAACTTGCAATTTGCAAGATCTTTACTTTGCTACCCGACTTACATGAAGAATTTGGCTATTTTAATGAAGAAAGAGGTTGAAGCACCAAAAATTATAGATTGGGAGCCATTACGAATTGTGTTTCTTGAGGAGCCGATAAGAGATATGTTACGCCAATCATATGTGTGCCCAAGTATCCAGCCCAAATATGTTTATAATGATTGGGTCCACCTATTCGAGCTCGATAAACCTATCTATATGGAGTGGTGTATGGAATTCTTTTCCACTGTTGAGATGAACTGTAATCCGAAAGATAGTGATGATGACtcgtttttaagattttgtctaggTGGGCAGGATCAGTCTATGTCCATGTTTGCACTTGCTAAGGCGTTAGGTATTTATTCTCCGGAAGAGTTAGTTGTGCCTTATTTTCGAACTTACCTACAACATGGAAAGCGGATATCTACTGACTTTGACAAAAATACAGCTTGGGTTAATTTGTCACGCATTCGGAAGTTTAAGGCTGGTATTTTTTCGTATTTGAAGATTGGTTCGAGATATCTTAGGATTATTCAGAGGTTCATTTCCCACACCATCACTCAACGGGGTACAAATACAGAAAAAGTGTCCATTCCCGATCTATTTTTACTCATGTGTTTCAGAGATAAGCTGAATGTGAATATTCCCTATTGTATGGCCAAATATTTGTGTACTACTGCTGGAGGTTTGAGGAGTGAGAGTCCTATGTGTGGGGGTGTTTTCATCACCCTGATTGGTCAGCATTTAAGGGTTAACTTGCATACTGGTCGTGTGATTTGA